Within the Coprobacter tertius genome, the region CTTTTTTAGAGAAAGAGCAAGGTTATGTTTTCGTAAACAAAAACCGCCTTGCTTTGCCCCGGGCAAAGGGAATCCTCTCCCGGTGGTCGCAGATTTGAAAATGAATATTTTAAGAACCGAATGTATTTTCTAATGAAGGAAAACAAGAAGAACGGACGTCCGAAAGTTGAAGCCATCCGGCAAAAATCCCGGATAGTCTCTACACGCCTGACGGCAGACGAATTGATATTGGTAACGCAACGGGCGGAACAGGCGGGAGTAAAACTCAGCCGATATGCCAGAGAGATGCTTTTGAAAGGGAAGATCGTACAACGCATAACCCCCGAAGACGCAAAAACGTTACGTCTGCTTGCCAATGAAGCCAACAATATCAACCAGCTCGCACATAAAGCCAATGCCGAAGGCTACGAGCCGATGATGAAAGTAAACGCTTATCTGGCGGTAAAAATAAACGACATCATAAAACGACTCTCCGATGATTGGAAAAATAACAAAAGGCGGTAGTTTCAAAGGGTGCGTAAAATACGTGTTGGATAAAGAGAAAGCCGAACTGCTCTTTGCTGACGGCGTACTGCTCGGAAGTGACGAAAACATAATCAACGGTTTTGAAACCCAACGCCAATTGAAACCCGAAATTTCAAAACCTGTCGGTCATATCTCCTTGAGTTTTTCACCCCAAGACGCCCCTCGTTTATCAGATAAAGCGCTTATCAGGTTAGCACAGGAATATCTGAAAGAGATGGGAATCGACAACACGCAATATATTATCGTAAGACATAACGATGCCCGGCATCCGCATTGCCATATCGTTTTTAATCGGATCGACAATGAGGGAAAACTGATCAACGACAAAAACGATTTTTACCGCAACGGGCAGGTTACGAAAAAGCTGAAAGAAAAATACGGGCTGACTTTCGGAAAAGGAAAAATGCAAGTGAATCGAAACAAACTCAAAGAACCGGACAAGACAAAATACCAGATACACC harbors:
- a CDS encoding plasmid mobilization protein translates to MKENKKNGRPKVEAIRQKSRIVSTRLTADELILVTQRAEQAGVKLSRYAREMLLKGKIVQRITPEDAKTLRLLANEANNINQLAHKANAEGYEPMMKVNAYLAVKINDIIKRLSDDWKNNKRR
- a CDS encoding relaxase/mobilization nuclease domain-containing protein, with amino-acid sequence MIGKITKGGSFKGCVKYVLDKEKAELLFADGVLLGSDENIINGFETQRQLKPEISKPVGHISLSFSPQDAPRLSDKALIRLAQEYLKEMGIDNTQYIIVRHNDARHPHCHIVFNRIDNEGKLINDKNDFYRNGQVTKKLKEKYGLTFGKGKMQVNRNKLKEPDKTKYQIH